The following coding sequences are from one Seonamhaeicola sp. ML3 window:
- a CDS encoding T9SS type A sorting domain-containing protein: protein MKIKVLLLFLIVIIQSNAQNYPFNLPDNIEVTINLNTESQESFNNLLLGTNIHHFSTNQEKDFVRLFNPLSVRFPHGLWANWYDWRRDVSRLFGEEQFEYKQGVNGTPRMKEVDFLANLYVFDNNNIKVGIDGLTTLNTERKSNTGKGFSMMWTFNMSADGTNFNNGCPESVARYQDLINRGFEVKNIEMGNENFYPGQRSSIIPNAEDYIARAKSMSAALKALDPNIRVSIPLLRRDSWANPNWNSDLTVDQSYFDAVTIHTYVGSDPDDASNSDEAFSTALTARKHLLASITDYPRKVTNKPIWLTEWGVKSGGPNAVSALGAVDCFLMMSENQDIFERANWFSTNGKLNSMLVWEEYIDGQGRTKERIKYPLEKTLFGSAYEITRSILENSTLIGSDMQSPNLIEDVKAVSARVVWKDGKATVLALNLTDKDVVFNVSVDGGSFTDTYIHKAMTFSAVDEERAVPYNDSPLSLIKEGAGQIILPKLSINTIALSGVNVKEVLPSNNFNIETISETCTGKNNGKIIINTLKTKDYNVQIAGVDYSFTKDVTIENLSPGNYDFCITVDGEDFKQCFSLEIKSGNSISGKIAQNKDKATIAIESGEGPYTIIKNGELLMTTNQKHIEIDVVHGDKIDVKAKADCQGKLSKKINMLENILAYPNPSKGMFDIYIPNDFKEVGLRMFNVYGQLISNQVYTVNGGKVHIDISNKPAGIYFVKVGLENETTIKIIKQ from the coding sequence ATGAAAATAAAAGTACTACTGTTGTTTTTAATTGTGATTATACAAAGTAATGCACAAAATTATCCTTTCAATTTACCAGATAATATCGAAGTAACCATAAATTTGAATACAGAGTCTCAAGAAAGCTTCAATAACTTATTACTAGGAACCAATATTCATCATTTTAGCACGAATCAAGAAAAAGATTTTGTGAGGTTGTTTAACCCACTTTCAGTGCGTTTTCCTCATGGGTTGTGGGCTAATTGGTACGATTGGAGAAGGGATGTATCCAGACTTTTTGGTGAAGAGCAGTTTGAGTACAAACAGGGCGTTAATGGCACACCTAGAATGAAAGAGGTAGATTTTTTGGCAAATTTATATGTTTTTGATAACAATAATATTAAAGTAGGAATTGATGGTTTAACCACATTAAATACGGAACGTAAATCCAATACAGGAAAGGGATTCAGTATGATGTGGACCTTTAATATGAGTGCAGATGGTACTAATTTTAATAATGGTTGCCCAGAAAGTGTTGCACGTTATCAAGATTTAATTAATAGAGGGTTTGAAGTTAAAAATATTGAAATGGGTAATGAGAATTTTTATCCAGGACAGCGTAGTTCAATAATACCTAATGCAGAAGATTATATTGCTAGAGCAAAATCTATGTCTGCTGCTCTAAAGGCGCTAGATCCAAACATTAGAGTATCTATACCTTTATTAAGGCGTGATAGTTGGGCTAACCCAAATTGGAATAGTGACTTAACCGTAGATCAATCTTATTTTGATGCTGTTACTATTCATACTTATGTAGGTTCAGATCCAGATGATGCTAGTAACAGCGATGAAGCATTTAGCACAGCCTTAACAGCAAGAAAGCATTTATTAGCTTCAATTACAGATTATCCACGTAAAGTTACTAACAAACCTATTTGGTTAACCGAATGGGGTGTAAAATCTGGAGGGCCTAATGCGGTATCTGCACTGGGAGCTGTAGATTGTTTTTTAATGATGAGCGAAAATCAGGATATTTTTGAGCGTGCCAATTGGTTTAGTACCAATGGTAAATTGAATTCAATGCTGGTTTGGGAAGAATATATAGATGGGCAAGGTAGAACTAAAGAAAGAATAAAATATCCTTTAGAAAAAACTTTATTTGGGTCGGCTTACGAAATTACCCGAAGTATTCTTGAAAATAGCACATTAATAGGTAGTGACATGCAGTCTCCAAATCTTATTGAAGACGTAAAAGCTGTAAGCGCCAGGGTAGTTTGGAAAGATGGTAAAGCTACTGTTTTGGCTTTAAATTTAACCGATAAGGATGTGGTCTTTAATGTGTCGGTTGACGGTGGAAGTTTTACAGATACTTACATACATAAAGCTATGACGTTTTCAGCTGTAGATGAAGAACGTGCCGTACCTTATAACGATAGTCCGTTATCTCTAATCAAAGAGGGGGCAGGCCAAATTATTCTTCCTAAATTATCAATTAATACTATTGCATTAAGTGGTGTTAACGTTAAAGAAGTATTACCTTCAAATAATTTCAATATTGAGACCATTAGTGAGACATGTACAGGTAAAAATAATGGTAAGATTATTATTAACACCTTAAAAACTAAAGATTATAATGTACAAATTGCAGGAGTAGATTATAGTTTTACAAAAGATGTAACCATTGAAAATTTGAGTCCCGGAAATTACGATTTCTGTATCACAGTTGATGGCGAAGATTTTAAACAGTGTTTTAGTTTAGAAATTAAATCAGGAAATTCTATTTCTGGTAAAATAGCCCAAAATAAAGACAAGGCAACCATTGCTATTGAAAGTGGTGAAGGACCTTATACTATCATTAAAAATGGCGAATTGCTAATGACAACAAACCAAAAACACATAGAAATAGATGTAGTTCATGGTGATAAAATTGATGTTAAGGCCAAAGCGGACTGTCAAGGTAAATTGTCTAAAAAAATAAATATGCTAGAAAATATCTTAGCGTATCCAAATCCATCAAAGGGTATGTTTGATATTTATATTCCAAATGACTTTAAAGAGGTAGGTTTAAGAATGTTTAACGTTTATGGTCAGTTAATATCAAACCAGGTTTATACTGTAAATGGAGGTAAGGTGCATATTGATATTTCAAATAAACCTGCAGGAATTTATTTCGTAAAAGTAGGTTTAGAAAATGAGACTACGATTAAAATTATTAAACAATAA
- a CDS encoding sulfatase — MNKIVIYGISLLALLLACKSGKEETTKEQKPKNILFIAVDDLRPELNFYGSNHIKSPNLDKLAGESLVFNRAYCNVPVCGASRASLMTGARPTRKRFINAYTKKDSDFPEAISLPMLLKQNGYTTISNGKIYHHKTDDKNAWDEMWQPDGLWSYALPESQEIRKNTRRGLPMEMAEVHDSVYRDGKLALKVIKDLQKLKQEKQPFFLTMGLMKPHLPFTAPKKYWDLYDRERIELPESYIQPESTPRQAFHKYGELRNYENIPKDGHLPDDLAKELIHGYYACVSYIDAQIGLVLDELKRLELDEDTIVILWGDHGWNLGDHKLWCKHVTFETALRTPLIIKVPGKTSGQKTNAITEYIDIYPALAELIGLDIPETVDGKSFVPLIEGQSQEKDWAVSKFKDAVTLIKGDLFYTEWIKDDGIAYAKMLFDHKTDPLELDNLAEKPDYQEKVAILAKELRAKWGKDFLSK; from the coding sequence ATGAATAAAATAGTTATCTACGGTATTAGTTTATTAGCGCTTTTGTTGGCTTGTAAAAGTGGAAAAGAGGAAACTACAAAAGAACAAAAACCTAAGAACATCTTATTCATCGCAGTTGACGATTTGCGCCCTGAACTGAATTTTTATGGCTCAAATCATATTAAGTCTCCAAATTTAGATAAGCTTGCTGGAGAAAGTTTGGTGTTTAATCGTGCTTATTGTAACGTGCCTGTTTGTGGTGCTTCTAGAGCAAGTTTAATGACTGGGGCTAGACCAACGAGAAAGCGCTTTATTAATGCTTATACAAAAAAAGACAGTGATTTTCCGGAAGCAATATCATTACCAATGTTGTTAAAACAGAATGGGTACACCACAATTTCTAATGGGAAAATATATCATCATAAAACAGATGATAAAAACGCATGGGATGAAATGTGGCAACCAGATGGTTTGTGGAGCTATGCGTTACCCGAAAGTCAAGAGATAAGAAAGAATACCCGTAGAGGCTTGCCAATGGAAATGGCAGAGGTGCACGACTCCGTATATAGAGATGGAAAATTAGCATTAAAAGTCATAAAGGATTTACAAAAATTAAAGCAAGAAAAACAACCCTTTTTCTTGACCATGGGTTTAATGAAACCCCATTTGCCTTTTACAGCACCAAAAAAGTATTGGGATTTATACGATAGAGAACGTATAGAATTACCTGAAAGTTATATACAACCAGAAAGTACACCTAGGCAAGCCTTTCATAAATATGGTGAATTAAGAAATTATGAAAATATTCCTAAAGATGGTCATTTACCAGATGATTTAGCTAAAGAACTTATTCACGGCTACTACGCATGTGTAAGTTATATAGACGCTCAAATAGGGTTGGTTCTAGATGAACTAAAACGCTTAGAGTTGGATGAAGATACCATCGTTATTTTATGGGGCGACCATGGTTGGAATTTAGGTGACCACAAGTTGTGGTGTAAGCATGTTACATTTGAAACTGCCCTAAGAACACCATTGATAATAAAAGTACCCGGTAAAACCAGTGGTCAAAAAACAAATGCCATAACTGAATATATAGATATTTATCCAGCTTTAGCTGAACTTATTGGATTAGATATCCCTGAAACTGTTGATGGTAAAAGCTTTGTGCCATTAATTGAAGGACAATCTCAAGAAAAGGACTGGGCAGTATCAAAATTTAAAGATGCTGTTACTTTAATAAAAGGTGATTTATTCTACACAGAATGGATTAAAGATGATGGAATAGCCTATGCTAAAATGTTGTTCGACCATAAAACGGACCCATTAGAATTGGATAATTTGGCTGAAAAACCCGATTATCAAGAAAAAGTGGCAATTTTGGCAAAGGAGCTAAGAGCAAAATGGGGTAAGGACTTCTTGAGCAAATAA
- a CDS encoding sulfatase, whose protein sequence is MRKLQVVILLVLSIAFGCAHKAEKKEGNIDSRNSTASKPNIIFFLADDQDVQDYGCYGNEKVNTTAVDRLAKEGMLFTNAFTAQAICAPSRSQLFTGKYPLKNGCFANHTATKPDIKSVTTHMKNLGYEVILAGKSHVKPGNVYQWDKEWHPVYRKDVPRPYIPLDSIENYLKTTKGPFCMFITSAYPHATYFDVENPKASDIKFYPFNANKKEDTDYIKKKAGYYRSIEEDNTQLEKVLSFVDSYLDDNTLFIYSADHGVSGKFSVKDLGLKVPFVARWPKMIKAGTTSNQLIHYTDVLPTFMELAGGKAPDDMDGSSFLPLLQGEDVKINDYVYGVRTNQNILFSEVFPSRMIRNQRYKYIRNFNSVEVVDKNLTGKPNVDFFIKRGAEAHKRERFEELYDLENDPFERENLINNPELQDIKEQLRNDLFAWMKSQGDFLDNTVGNMPLLLPKSGRGNRLDKDTKKRQIPDEIKNTLTIEDHTIIEHW, encoded by the coding sequence ATGAGAAAACTTCAAGTAGTAATACTATTGGTTTTAAGCATTGCTTTCGGTTGTGCCCATAAAGCAGAAAAAAAGGAAGGTAATATCGATTCTAGAAACTCTACCGCTTCCAAACCAAATATTATTTTCTTCCTTGCAGACGACCAAGATGTACAGGATTATGGTTGTTATGGTAATGAAAAAGTAAACACCACGGCCGTAGATAGATTAGCAAAAGAAGGCATGCTGTTTACCAACGCATTTACAGCACAAGCTATTTGTGCACCTAGTAGGTCACAATTATTTACTGGTAAATACCCGTTAAAAAATGGCTGTTTTGCGAACCATACAGCAACAAAACCGGATATTAAAAGCGTAACCACGCACATGAAAAATTTAGGTTATGAAGTTATTTTAGCAGGTAAAAGTCATGTAAAACCAGGAAATGTTTATCAGTGGGATAAAGAATGGCATCCGGTATATAGAAAGGATGTTCCAAGACCTTATATTCCTTTAGACAGTATTGAAAACTATTTAAAAACAACCAAAGGACCTTTCTGTATGTTTATCACATCGGCTTATCCACATGCTACATATTTTGATGTAGAAAATCCGAAAGCCAGTGATATTAAGTTTTATCCATTTAATGCCAATAAAAAAGAGGACACCGATTACATAAAGAAAAAAGCAGGGTACTACAGAAGTATAGAAGAAGATAACACCCAATTAGAAAAAGTATTGAGCTTTGTAGATAGTTATCTAGATGATAATACGCTGTTTATTTATAGTGCAGACCATGGTGTGTCTGGTAAGTTTAGCGTAAAAGATTTAGGCTTAAAAGTACCATTTGTGGCACGTTGGCCTAAAATGATAAAAGCAGGAACAACATCCAATCAATTAATTCATTATACCGATGTGTTGCCAACTTTTATGGAACTAGCAGGAGGGAAGGCACCCGATGATATGGATGGAAGCAGTTTTTTACCATTGCTTCAAGGTGAAGATGTAAAGATAAACGACTATGTTTATGGTGTAAGAACCAATCAGAATATATTATTTTCTGAAGTATTTCCGTCGCGTATGATACGCAACCAGCGTTATAAATACATTAGGAATTTCAATTCGGTAGAGGTTGTGGATAAAAACTTAACAGGAAAACCAAATGTAGATTTCTTTATCAAGCGCGGTGCAGAAGCTCATAAAAGGGAACGTTTTGAAGAATTATACGATTTAGAAAACGACCCTTTTGAAAGGGAAAATCTTATTAACAATCCAGAATTACAAGACATTAAAGAGCAATTAAGAAACGATTTGTTTGCTTGGATGAAATCTCAAGGCGACTTTCTGGACAATACTGTCGGTAATATGCCACTACTGCTTCCAAAAAGTGGAAGAGGAAATCGTTTGGATAAGGATACTAAAAAGCGTCAAATTCCTGACGAGATAAAAAACACACTAACAATTGAAGACCACACCATCATAGAACACTGGTAA
- a CDS encoding sulfatase has protein sequence MKSAFTILIACLLIFTSCKEEKKNTEVAQETKPKNILFIAVDDLRPELNFYGANHIQSPNLDKLASESLVFNRAYCNVPVCGASRASLLTGARPTRHRFIDAKTEKDHDYPEAVSLPMLLKQNGYKTISTGKIYHGGKDDNTAWDSRWFPKGNVRDYQIPESREQAIVTGYGPPFENIAVEDSAYFDGKIAKKGIEDLQKLKEGNQPFFLALGFMKPHLPFNAPKKYWDLYDRSTIELPESYIQPKTTPKQAFHKFGELRKYSNIPKKGDVSEDMAKEMIHGYYACVSYVDAQIGLVLDELKRLELEDDTIVILWGDHGWNLGDHKLWCKHVTFETALRTPLIIKVPGKTSGQQTDAITEYIDIYPSLADLVGLDSPETVEGQSFVPIIDGETPQKDWGVSKFKDMVTLIKGDLFYTEWVKDDGIAYARMLFDHKTDPLELDNLAEKPEFQDTVNQLAVELREKWGKDFLSK, from the coding sequence ATGAAAAGTGCTTTCACAATACTTATAGCCTGTCTGCTAATTTTTACATCCTGTAAAGAGGAGAAGAAGAACACCGAAGTAGCCCAGGAAACCAAACCTAAAAACATCTTATTTATTGCTGTGGACGATTTACGTCCAGAGTTGAACTTCTACGGCGCCAATCATATCCAATCGCCCAATTTAGATAAATTGGCCAGCGAAAGTTTGGTGTTTAATAGAGCTTATTGTAACGTGCCAGTTTGTGGAGCTTCAAGAGCAAGTTTGCTTACGGGTGCAAGACCAACACGTCATCGTTTTATTGATGCTAAAACAGAAAAAGACCATGACTATCCGGAGGCAGTATCATTACCCATGCTTTTAAAACAGAATGGATATAAAACAATATCAACTGGTAAAATATACCATGGCGGTAAAGACGATAATACTGCTTGGGATTCGAGATGGTTCCCTAAAGGAAATGTTAGAGATTATCAAATACCTGAAAGTAGGGAGCAAGCTATAGTAACAGGTTATGGACCTCCTTTTGAAAATATAGCTGTTGAAGACAGTGCTTATTTTGACGGTAAAATTGCTAAAAAAGGGATAGAAGATTTACAAAAACTAAAAGAAGGGAACCAACCATTTTTTCTGGCACTTGGTTTTATGAAACCACATTTACCATTCAATGCGCCAAAAAAGTATTGGGATTTGTATGATAGAAGTACGATTGAGCTTCCTGAAAGCTACATACAACCAAAAACGACACCTAAACAGGCCTTTCATAAATTTGGGGAATTACGTAAATATAGTAATATCCCTAAAAAAGGAGACGTTTCAGAAGACATGGCAAAAGAGATGATTCACGGCTATTATGCCTGTGTTAGCTATGTAGATGCACAGATTGGTTTGGTTTTAGACGAATTGAAGCGTTTAGAGTTAGAAGACGATACCATCGTAATTTTATGGGGAGACCATGGTTGGAATTTAGGCGACCACAAATTATGGTGCAAACATGTTACGTTTGAAACCGCTTTAAGAACACCACTTATCATTAAAGTGCCAGGTAAAACCAGCGGGCAACAAACGGATGCGATAACAGAATACATAGATATTTATCCAAGTTTAGCGGATTTAGTTGGTTTGGATAGTCCTGAAACCGTTGAGGGACAAAGTTTTGTACCAATAATCGATGGGGAAACGCCACAAAAAGATTGGGGTGTGTCTAAATTTAAAGATATGGTTACCTTAATTAAAGGTGATTTGTTTTACACCGAATGGGTTAAAGATGATGGTATTGCCTACGCTCGTATGTTATTCGACCATAAAACAGACCCTTTAGAATTAGATAATTTAGCTGAAAAACCAGAATTTCAGGACACTGTAAATCAACTTGCGGTTGAGCTAAGAGAAAAATGGGGTAAAGATTTCTTAAGTAAATAG
- a CDS encoding DUF1961 family protein, translating to MKWNVFLLVFLVLVVSCKTNKPLKEKNSDTQDDWKLAFQDDCTKDWTKQWTLDGLIATVENTKEGMHFKAGPEAYNDAHHAVLWTKNSYTGDVKIEFDYIKTDDENRFVNILYIQATGDEEGVHEKDISKWKKKREVPAMRQYFENMNVFHISYAAFGNKGDGFYYVRSRRYPKAKGQPFNAIVVEPSYDEQGFFEKGKKYHITAIKSKDTLSFKMENEGNEETFKWDISKVKPIQEGRIGIRHMYRRSAIYKNFKVYKK from the coding sequence ATGAAGTGGAATGTATTCTTATTAGTGTTTTTAGTCCTTGTAGTTTCCTGCAAAACAAACAAGCCTCTTAAAGAAAAGAACAGCGATACCCAAGATGATTGGAAATTAGCTTTTCAGGATGATTGTACCAAAGATTGGACAAAACAATGGACTTTAGATGGATTAATTGCAACGGTTGAAAACACTAAGGAAGGCATGCATTTTAAAGCAGGTCCTGAAGCTTATAATGATGCACATCATGCGGTTTTATGGACAAAAAATTCATATACTGGAGATGTAAAAATTGAATTTGACTACATCAAAACAGATGATGAAAATCGATTTGTGAATATACTTTATATTCAGGCCACTGGAGACGAAGAAGGAGTTCATGAAAAAGACATTTCAAAGTGGAAAAAGAAACGTGAAGTTCCTGCCATGAGACAGTATTTTGAAAATATGAACGTTTTTCATATTAGTTATGCAGCGTTTGGAAATAAAGGTGATGGATTTTATTATGTTAGATCGAGAAGATATCCTAAAGCCAAAGGACAACCATTTAATGCCATTGTGGTGGAACCTTCTTACGATGAACAAGGCTTTTTTGAGAAGGGTAAAAAGTATCATATTACTGCAATAAAATCGAAAGATACATTGTCTTTTAAAATGGAAAATGAAGGAAATGAAGAAACCTTTAAATGGGATATTTCTAAAGTAAAACCAATACAAGAAGGTAGAATTGGTATTCGTCACATGTATCGACGTTCGGCAATTTATAAAAACTTCAAAGTTTATAAGAAGTAG
- a CDS encoding glycosyl hydrolase yields MKKIVFFFNKIVLCLALLILIVSCNSNNEITANQPGDLVQDLLKGFQNPPAEARPFVRWWWNGNKIKKEELDRQLESLKNVGFGGVEINPIAMPNATPTDEKSLVWMSDEWVDLVVHACKKTQDLGMIADIIAGTGWPFGGEFLTEDQTCQRMVSDKILYQSGDIIKVSEGYLIDYYKNKFKNSREEKRNSKRTTWRLSSISLVPVNCNSSTQIINLTGHQDDSGNISYAINGEGSYYLSYQLLQQDFRDVTLGAPGGAGPVIDHYKQEMTLAYLNRMKKISERSGIPLNQLIRALFCDSIEVSGANWSDGFSELFFKRYGYKLEPWLAFVFYEGHHDYSKSKYLDEFSEDFKTQVKRVRFDYNNMLVETFLENFTKTYKAFCEENGILCRYQAYGTPFLMGMMDGYMIPDIPESNNWIYSAKMRDSLWQWRQSHGYMIWNLYASSGAHLTGKKITSCETMTNTNGVFRTTLEEIKQHDDMNFITGINHSVLHGYNYSPKDAPFPGWIRYGAYFSEQNPWWKHLSSWVDYNARLSYVFQNSKAEKSIAILGPTSDLWGDKGLAREPFHLEPEYLYRLWEPISQLGYSCDYINQNVLANAEVNAGVLTYGDMNFKLLVLANLESVDIKVAKTLKDFVASGGKVVVIDGLPDKSLGYSNYQTNDALVSRIMTDIQNNYASSIISVNSPNSMEELFSWTEEVLKTSELSPDVEINNPSKNVFQIHQTTSKEIIYFFTNVNRYKASNFIAKFPFQNKYPYLWNPETGERKLYYFETSSNELDISLEPLQSLLLVFEDKKPEVTSKDKKTELVFSKEIRTNWAVEGKRVDGESFTWSMTALQDFGASKDQTQNTFAGTIIYKAKITVEDAITHLDLGNVNEGITELYINGKKVGKRWFGKAIYPVSDFIEEGENDIEIHYTTVLSNYCRSLNIPAVNRWTNRYKNEPLTSVGIAGTIKLMKYE; encoded by the coding sequence ATGAAAAAAATCGTATTCTTTTTTAATAAAATAGTCCTGTGTCTTGCATTACTTATTTTAATTGTAAGCTGTAATTCCAACAATGAAATTACAGCGAATCAACCTGGAGATTTAGTTCAAGATTTATTGAAAGGTTTTCAAAATCCACCTGCCGAAGCAAGACCTTTTGTGCGCTGGTGGTGGAATGGCAACAAAATAAAAAAAGAGGAGTTAGACAGGCAGCTAGAATCTTTAAAAAATGTGGGGTTTGGTGGTGTTGAAATAAATCCTATCGCTATGCCTAATGCGACGCCAACAGATGAAAAGTCTCTGGTTTGGATGAGTGATGAGTGGGTAGACCTTGTAGTACATGCCTGTAAAAAAACGCAAGATTTGGGCATGATTGCTGATATTATAGCTGGAACGGGTTGGCCTTTTGGTGGGGAGTTTCTAACTGAAGACCAAACCTGTCAACGCATGGTCTCAGATAAAATTTTGTACCAATCGGGGGATATTATTAAGGTAAGTGAAGGCTATTTAATCGACTATTATAAAAATAAATTCAAGAACAGCCGTGAAGAAAAACGCAACAGTAAACGTACAACATGGCGTTTATCAAGTATCTCATTAGTACCTGTCAACTGCAATTCTTCTACTCAAATAATCAACCTTACAGGACATCAGGATGACTCAGGTAATATTTCATATGCCATTAATGGGGAAGGGAGTTATTATCTGTCGTATCAATTATTGCAACAAGATTTTAGGGATGTTACTTTGGGAGCACCAGGAGGTGCTGGTCCTGTTATTGACCATTACAAACAGGAAATGACTTTGGCTTATTTAAATAGGATGAAGAAAATTTCGGAGCGTTCGGGTATTCCTTTAAACCAATTAATCCGAGCACTGTTTTGTGATAGCATAGAGGTGTCTGGAGCCAATTGGAGCGATGGTTTTTCTGAGTTATTTTTCAAAAGGTATGGCTACAAACTTGAGCCTTGGTTAGCTTTCGTGTTCTATGAAGGGCATCACGACTATTCTAAAAGTAAATATTTAGATGAATTTTCAGAAGATTTTAAAACGCAGGTAAAGCGTGTGCGTTTTGATTATAACAACATGTTGGTGGAAACTTTTCTCGAGAATTTCACCAAGACGTATAAAGCGTTCTGTGAAGAAAATGGCATTTTATGTCGCTACCAAGCCTACGGAACCCCGTTTTTAATGGGAATGATGGATGGTTATATGATACCCGATATTCCTGAAAGTAATAACTGGATTTATTCGGCTAAAATGAGAGATTCGCTCTGGCAATGGCGACAATCTCATGGCTACATGATATGGAATTTGTACGCTTCGTCAGGAGCGCATTTAACGGGTAAAAAAATAACCAGTTGCGAAACTATGACCAATACCAATGGTGTTTTTAGAACCACATTGGAGGAGATTAAACAGCATGACGATATGAATTTCATAACCGGTATCAATCACTCGGTTCTACATGGGTATAATTATTCGCCTAAAGATGCACCTTTTCCTGGTTGGATTCGCTATGGTGCTTATTTCAGTGAGCAAAACCCATGGTGGAAACATTTAAGTAGTTGGGTAGATTATAATGCGCGATTGTCTTATGTATTTCAAAACTCAAAAGCTGAAAAATCTATTGCCATCTTAGGACCAACTTCCGATTTGTGGGGTGATAAAGGATTGGCAAGAGAACCATTTCACTTAGAACCAGAGTATTTATATAGGTTGTGGGAACCTATAAGTCAGTTAGGATATTCTTGCGATTATATCAACCAAAATGTATTGGCGAATGCTGAGGTAAACGCTGGCGTTTTAACCTATGGCGACATGAATTTTAAATTACTTGTCTTAGCTAATTTGGAATCAGTAGATATTAAAGTAGCCAAAACATTGAAAGATTTTGTGGCTTCTGGTGGCAAGGTTGTTGTTATTGATGGTTTACCTGATAAATCTCTAGGGTACAGTAATTATCAAACTAATGATGCCCTTGTTTCACGAATTATGACTGATATTCAAAATAATTATGCATCATCAATTATTAGTGTGAATTCACCAAATTCAATGGAGGAATTATTCTCATGGACGGAAGAAGTTTTGAAGACATCTGAACTCTCACCAGATGTTGAAATTAATAATCCCAGTAAAAACGTATTTCAAATCCATCAAACAACTTCAAAAGAAATCATTTATTTCTTTACAAATGTCAATCGTTATAAGGCGTCAAATTTTATAGCGAAATTTCCATTTCAAAATAAATATCCATATCTCTGGAATCCCGAAACAGGTGAACGCAAGCTTTATTATTTTGAAACATCTTCAAACGAATTAGACATCAGTTTAGAACCACTTCAGTCTTTACTTTTAGTATTTGAAGACAAAAAACCAGAGGTTACTTCTAAAGATAAGAAAACCGAGTTGGTATTTTCAAAAGAAATACGAACGAATTGGGCGGTAGAAGGGAAAAGGGTAGATGGTGAAAGTTTTACGTGGAGCATGACTGCTTTACAGGATTTTGGTGCATCAAAAGATCAAACACAAAATACATTTGCAGGAACTATAATTTATAAAGCTAAAATTACTGTTGAAGATGCCATTACGCATTTAGATTTAGGCAATGTGAATGAAGGCATTACAGAACTTTACATAAACGGTAAAAAAGTTGGGAAACGTTGGTTCGGAAAAGCGATATATCCAGTATCAGATTTTATAGAAGAAGGCGAAAATGATATTGAAATTCACTACACAACCGTGTTGTCTAACTACTGTAGGTCTTTAAATATTCCAGCTGTAAACAGATGGACAAATAGATATAAAAATGAGCCTTTAACCTCTGTAGGTATCGCCGGAACAATTAAACTGATGAAATATGAGTAA